Proteins from a single region of Ziziphus jujuba cultivar Dongzao chromosome 1, ASM3175591v1:
- the LOC107419167 gene encoding protein FAR1-RELATED SEQUENCE 5-like: MGKYVISVFVEEHSHPLSSLKKVHLLRSHRNVSEAKKSLTQQFSAANVPTHQQISILEFEVRGIENIGCTKKDIYNNEAKLHNEMQGQDAELLKEYFLTEQERDPSFMFKIDADDECKLMRCFWSDSVCKRAYGCFGDVVVFDTTYNTNQYGMIFAPLVGVNNHCQTVIFACAFLSDERTECFFWLFELLKKSMPANTPKMIITDQDPAMIKAVAQSLPNTFHRYYSWYILENFSIYLNAITYRDFYKDFKHCIWESKRSKDFERKWSSIIEKANLHDNEWLKSIFKLRSRWVPAYVNHVFSAGMSSNQYAESSHAFFKRYILKKNLLMDFILRFNRALAHQRHEDLSADHVDINEKPVLKLPLEMEKQMAEIYTRKIFYEFQDEL, from the coding sequence ATGGGGAAATATGTCATTAGTGTATTTGTTGAAGAGCACAGTCATCCATTATCAAGCCttaaaaaagtccatttattgAGGTCACATCGTAATGTGTCTGAAGCTAAAAAATCACTAACACAGCAGTTTTCAGCAGCAAACGTGCCAACTCACCAACAAATAAgtattcttgaatttgaagttAGGGGTATAGAAAATATTGGGTGTACGAAGAAGGATATTTATAACAATGAAGCTAAGTTGCATAATGAAATGCAGGGCCAAGATGCAGAactattgaaggaatatttcctAACAGAGCAAGAAAGGGATCCATCATTTATGTTTAAAATAGATGCAGATGATGAATGTAAATTGATGCGTTGTTTTTGGTCTGATTCGGTTTGTAAGAGAGCTTATGGATGTTTTGGTGATGTAGTGGTATTTGATACAACTTACAACACTAATCAGTATGGTATGATATTTGCACCTTTGGTTGGGGTTAACAATCATTGTCAAACAGTGATATTTGCATGTGCATTCTTAAGTGATGAAAGAACTGaatgttttttttggttatttgagCTATTAAAGAAGAGCATGCCTGCAAACACCCCAAAGATGATTATCACCGATCAAGATCCTGCAATGATAAAGGCTGTAGCTCAGAGCTTACCGAATACATTCCATAGGTATTATAGTTGGTACATACTTgagaatttttctatatatttaaatgcaatCACTTACAGGGATTTTTACAAGGATTTCAAACACTGCATTTGGGAATCAAAACGTTCGaaagattttgaaagaaaatggagTTCTATCATCGAAAAGGCGAACCTACATGACAATGAATGGTTAAAGTCAATATTTAAACTACGTTCGAGATGGGTGCCAGCATATGTTAATCATGTATTCTCAGCTGGAATGTCAAGTAACCAATATGCAGAAAGCTCTCATGCATTTTTCAAGAGGTacattttgaagaaaaatttattgatggattttatacttCGATTTAATAGGGCACTTGCACATCAACGTCACGAAGACTTAAGTGCTGATCATgttgatattaatgagaagcCTGTTTTGAAACTGCCATTGGAAATGGAGAAGCAAATGGCTGAGATATACACACGCAAGATTTTTTATGAGTTTCAAGATGAGTTGTGA